A single window of Grus americana isolate bGruAme1 chromosome 10, bGruAme1.mat, whole genome shotgun sequence DNA harbors:
- the B2M gene encoding beta-2-microglobulin, whose product MELALKVGVLVLIALVGLGKADEAPKVEVYSRTQAVEGEENTLNCFVSGFHPPKIDITLLKNGEPMSNVNYADMSFNSKWHFQRLVYAPFTPKKGDVYVCKVAHSTFTEPQSFRWDADF is encoded by the exons ATGGAGCTGGCGCTGAAGGTGGGAGTCCTGGTGCTGATCGCGCTGGTCGGCCTGGGAAAGGCGGATG AGGCACCAAAGGTGGAGGTGTACTCCCGCACGCAAGCCgtagagggagaggaaaacacccTCAACTGCTTCGTGAGTGGTTTCCACCCTCCGAAGATTGACATCACCCTCCTCAAGAACGGGGAGCCCATGAGCAACGTGAACTACGCAGACATGTCCTTCAACAGCAAGTGGCACTTCCAGCGCCTGGTATACGCGCCGTTCACTCCCAAGAAGGGTGATGTCTATGTTTGCAAGGTGGCCCATTCCACCTTCACGGAGCCACAGTCCTTCCGATGGG ATGCAGACTTCTAA
- the PATL2 gene encoding protein PAT1 homolog 2 isoform X4, protein MAEGGEPVILEDYLLVEDAPLLEEMAEEDEELDLYNEMTFGLDRDSTEEDVTKALMPPETSPELAEAVAEETEAGEELGPGAADQPEELGEPQEEGGMEPEVEQVSSELEEEEEDLGAEEHEEDQEPCEETNDLGDPAVMKAVQSKPTLESQDSAVLDSRIGACWAEFGKEDTLAMDPAVWGSCPGSIPPHHVLEDKAILQVLERPPPSTNVALDFLGSPVQRGYGGSPRLKRPDFRLMSSKSFPQRFLRQQSPLMPRSPCSPRPFTPARRPSPLFASNQTAGYASPTPFRPMSPNISSPPRPLAMHFGPMSPSLDPALFFSPSASGQLNLSTPSHMTQLHPQHQRILTQRQQQGGQVQSISPKKMWSPKVDPYAGLMVSKEKDWVVKVEMIQLQSENMDDDYYYQTYYHRLERKQAEEELLGGRNKQEPPKLVTPFIQKVETYDSVVRIAGSLGQVAVSTCYSPRRAIDAVHHALVEEAAGSHRLRALHRIEKLFLQLLEVEEMQRKMSLAPEEQQQPCCQEQKNQEVERIYQALKIRACSSEEEAEDEFLQLLCVRKGKKLTARLLPHLTQEQAEKILLTVTHHLPFLMKKDMLDESLPLLYSPLNEVVGGMTFSKLIEVLQEMTRPLSESPELPLAMALKNQFGISLLYSLLSHGERLLSSDAPLEPCGGDFETWTDTVFLVARELSQVPKALLVEPLFLPSNLLSLFCRYLDKQTIHHLEAKMECSPLPSEAAMPC, encoded by the exons ATGGCGGAGGGCGGCGAGCCGGTT ATCCTTGAGGACTACCTGCTGGTGGAAGATGCGCCTCTGCTGGAGGAGATGGCCGAGGAAGATGAAGAGCTCGACCTGTACAATGAGATGACTTTTGGGTTAG ACCGAGACTCCACCGAGGAGGATGTCACCAAAGCCCTGATGCCTCCTGAGACGAGCCCTGAGCTGGCCGAAGCGGTGGCAGAGGAGACCGAGGCCGGGGAGGAACTGGGGCCCGGAGCAGCTGACCAGCCGGAGGAACTGGGAGAGCCCCAGGAGGAAGGTGGGATGGAGCCAGAGGTCGAGCAGGTCAGCTCCGagttggaggaagaggaggaggacctGGGGGCTGAAGAAcatgaggaagaccaggagcCTTGCGAGGAGACCAATGACCTGGGAGACCCAGCGGTGATGAAGGCCGTGCAGAGCAAACCCACGCTGGAG AGCCAAGACTCGGCGGTGCTGGATAGCAGGATTGGTGCTTGCTGGGCAGAGTTTGGCAAAGAGGATACG CTGGCAATGGATCCCGCGGTGTGGGGCTCCTGCCCCGGCAGCATCCCGCCCCACCACGTGCTGGAG gaTAAAGCCATCCTCCAGGTCCTGGAGAGGCCCCCACCATCCACCAACGTGGCCCTTGACTTTCTTGGCTCCCCTGTGCAGAGGGGCTACGGGGGCTCTCCCCGACTCAAGCGCCCCGACTTCAGACTGATGTCCTCCAAGTCCTTTCCCCAGCGCTTTCTCCGGCAG cagtcGCCTCTGATGCCTCGTTCCCCGTGCTCCCCTCGGCCCTTCACGCCGGCTCGCAGACCCTCTCCGCTCTTCGCTTCCAACCAG ACTGCAGGGTATGCATCTCCGACCCCTTTCCGGCCCATGTCGCCCAACATCAGCAGCCCGCCACGACCTCTCGCCATGCACTTTGGTCCCATGTCTCCCTCTTTGGACCCCGCACTCTTCTTCAGTCCGTCAGCCAGCGGCCAGCTGAACCTCAG CACGCCCAGCCATATGACCCagctgcacccccagcaccaGCGGATCCTGACCCAGCGGCAGCAGCAAGGCGGGCAGGTGCAGAG CATCTCCCCCAAGAAGATGTGGTCTCCTAAAGTGGACCCTTATGCTGGGCTGATGGTCtccaaggagaaggactgggTTGTCAAGGTGGAGATGATCCAGCTGCAGAGTGAGAACATGGATGATGACTACTACTACCAG ACGTACTACCACCGGCTGGAGCGCaaacaggcagaggaggagctgCTCGGTGGACGCAACAAGCAGGAGCCCCCCAAGCTGGTCACACCATTCATCCAGAAAGTGGAGACGTATGACTCCg TGGTGCGCATCGCAGGCTCGCTGGGCCAGGTCGCGGTGTCCACCTGCTACAGCCCTCGCCGGGCCATTGATGCTGTGCACCATGCCCTCGTGGAGGAG GCTGCGGGGAGCCACCGGCTTCGGGCACTGCACAGGATCGAGAAG CTGTTCCTGCAATTGCTGGAAGTGGAGGAGATGCAGCGGAAGATGTCCCTGGCTccggaggagcagcagcagccatgcTGTCAAGAGCAGAAGAACCAAGAAGTGGAGCGTATCTACCAAGCCTTGAAAATCAGGGCTTGCAGCAGTGAAGA ggaggcagaggaTGAATTCCTGCAACTCCTGTGTGTGCGGAAGGGCAAGAAACTCACGGCCCGGCTGCTGCCCCACCTGACCCAGGAGCAAGCGGAGAAGATCCTGCTGACCGTCACACACCACCTGCCCTTCCTCATGAAGAAGGACATGTTGGATGAG tcTCTCCCCCTGCTCTACAGCCCGCTGAACGAGGTGGTGGGCGGGATGACCTTCAGCAAACTCATCGAGGTCCTGCAGGAGATGACCAGGCCTCTGTCCGAGTCCCCTGAGCTCCCCCTCGCCATGGCCTTGAAGAACCAG TTTGGGATCTCCTTGCTCTACTCCCTGCTGAGCCACGGTGAGAGGCTGCTGTCCTCTGACGCACCGCTGGAGCCATGTGGTGGGGACTTCGAGACGTG GACAGACACGGTGTTCCTGGTTGCCCGGGAGCTGTCACAGGTGCCCAAGGCCTTGCTGGTGGAGCCTCTCTTCTTGCCCAGCAACCTTCTCTCGCTCTTCTGCCGCTACCTGGACAAGCAGACCATCCACCACCTGGAAGCCAAGATGGA GTGCTCCCCGCTGCCGTCGGAGGCTGCCATGCCATGCTGA
- the PATL2 gene encoding protein PAT1 homolog 2 isoform X2 — translation MAEGGEPVILEDYLLVEDAPLLEEMAEEDEELDLYNEMTFGLDRDSTEEDVTKALMPPETSPELAEAVAEETEAGEELGPGAADQPEELGEPQEEGGMEPEVEQVSSELEEEEEDLGAEEHEEDQEPCEETNDLGDPAVMKAVQSKPTLESQDSAVLDSRIGACWAEFGKEDTLAMDPAVWGSCPGSIPPHHVLEVGTPRQALGDQPRAPQYPELRVIQMIWGDHGTSKASSQDKAILQVLERPPPSTNVALDFLGSPVQRGYGGSPRLKRPDFRLMSSKSFPQRFLRQQSPLMPRSPCSPRPFTPARRPSPLFASNQTAGYASPTPFRPMSPNISSPPRPLAMHFGPMSPSLDPALFFSPSASGQLNLSTPSHMTQLHPQHQRILTQRQQQGGQVQSISPKKMWSPKVDPYAGLMVSKEKDWVVKVEMIQLQSENMDDDYYYQTYYHRLERKQAEEELLGGRNKQEPPKLVTPFIQKVETYDSVVRIAGSLGQVAVSTCYSPRRAIDAVHHALVEEAAGSHRLRALHRIEKLFLQLLEVEEMQRKMSLAPEEQQQPCCQEQKNQEVERIYQALKIRACSSEEEAEDEFLQLLCVRKGKKLTARLLPHLTQEQAEKILLTVTHHLPFLMKKDMLDESLPLLYSPLNEVVGGMTFSKLIEVLQEMTRPLSESPELPLAMALKNQFGISLLYSLLSHGERLLSSDAPLEPCGGDFETWTDTVFLVARELSQVPKALLVEPLFLPSNLLSLFCRYLDKQTIHHLEAKMECSPLPSEAAMPC, via the exons ATGGCGGAGGGCGGCGAGCCGGTT ATCCTTGAGGACTACCTGCTGGTGGAAGATGCGCCTCTGCTGGAGGAGATGGCCGAGGAAGATGAAGAGCTCGACCTGTACAATGAGATGACTTTTGGGTTAG ACCGAGACTCCACCGAGGAGGATGTCACCAAAGCCCTGATGCCTCCTGAGACGAGCCCTGAGCTGGCCGAAGCGGTGGCAGAGGAGACCGAGGCCGGGGAGGAACTGGGGCCCGGAGCAGCTGACCAGCCGGAGGAACTGGGAGAGCCCCAGGAGGAAGGTGGGATGGAGCCAGAGGTCGAGCAGGTCAGCTCCGagttggaggaagaggaggaggacctGGGGGCTGAAGAAcatgaggaagaccaggagcCTTGCGAGGAGACCAATGACCTGGGAGACCCAGCGGTGATGAAGGCCGTGCAGAGCAAACCCACGCTGGAG AGCCAAGACTCGGCGGTGCTGGATAGCAGGATTGGTGCTTGCTGGGCAGAGTTTGGCAAAGAGGATACG CTGGCAATGGATCCCGCGGTGTGGGGCTCCTGCCCCGGCAGCATCCCGCCCCACCACGTGCTGGAGGTGGGTACCCCCCGCCAGGCCCTTGGGGACCAGCCAAGGGCTCCCCAGTACCCTGAGCTAAGGGTCATACAGATGATTTGGGGTGACCACGGAACCTCCAAAGCCTCGTCACAG gaTAAAGCCATCCTCCAGGTCCTGGAGAGGCCCCCACCATCCACCAACGTGGCCCTTGACTTTCTTGGCTCCCCTGTGCAGAGGGGCTACGGGGGCTCTCCCCGACTCAAGCGCCCCGACTTCAGACTGATGTCCTCCAAGTCCTTTCCCCAGCGCTTTCTCCGGCAG cagtcGCCTCTGATGCCTCGTTCCCCGTGCTCCCCTCGGCCCTTCACGCCGGCTCGCAGACCCTCTCCGCTCTTCGCTTCCAACCAG ACTGCAGGGTATGCATCTCCGACCCCTTTCCGGCCCATGTCGCCCAACATCAGCAGCCCGCCACGACCTCTCGCCATGCACTTTGGTCCCATGTCTCCCTCTTTGGACCCCGCACTCTTCTTCAGTCCGTCAGCCAGCGGCCAGCTGAACCTCAG CACGCCCAGCCATATGACCCagctgcacccccagcaccaGCGGATCCTGACCCAGCGGCAGCAGCAAGGCGGGCAGGTGCAGAG CATCTCCCCCAAGAAGATGTGGTCTCCTAAAGTGGACCCTTATGCTGGGCTGATGGTCtccaaggagaaggactgggTTGTCAAGGTGGAGATGATCCAGCTGCAGAGTGAGAACATGGATGATGACTACTACTACCAG ACGTACTACCACCGGCTGGAGCGCaaacaggcagaggaggagctgCTCGGTGGACGCAACAAGCAGGAGCCCCCCAAGCTGGTCACACCATTCATCCAGAAAGTGGAGACGTATGACTCCg TGGTGCGCATCGCAGGCTCGCTGGGCCAGGTCGCGGTGTCCACCTGCTACAGCCCTCGCCGGGCCATTGATGCTGTGCACCATGCCCTCGTGGAGGAG GCTGCGGGGAGCCACCGGCTTCGGGCACTGCACAGGATCGAGAAG CTGTTCCTGCAATTGCTGGAAGTGGAGGAGATGCAGCGGAAGATGTCCCTGGCTccggaggagcagcagcagccatgcTGTCAAGAGCAGAAGAACCAAGAAGTGGAGCGTATCTACCAAGCCTTGAAAATCAGGGCTTGCAGCAGTGAAGA ggaggcagaggaTGAATTCCTGCAACTCCTGTGTGTGCGGAAGGGCAAGAAACTCACGGCCCGGCTGCTGCCCCACCTGACCCAGGAGCAAGCGGAGAAGATCCTGCTGACCGTCACACACCACCTGCCCTTCCTCATGAAGAAGGACATGTTGGATGAG tcTCTCCCCCTGCTCTACAGCCCGCTGAACGAGGTGGTGGGCGGGATGACCTTCAGCAAACTCATCGAGGTCCTGCAGGAGATGACCAGGCCTCTGTCCGAGTCCCCTGAGCTCCCCCTCGCCATGGCCTTGAAGAACCAG TTTGGGATCTCCTTGCTCTACTCCCTGCTGAGCCACGGTGAGAGGCTGCTGTCCTCTGACGCACCGCTGGAGCCATGTGGTGGGGACTTCGAGACGTG GACAGACACGGTGTTCCTGGTTGCCCGGGAGCTGTCACAGGTGCCCAAGGCCTTGCTGGTGGAGCCTCTCTTCTTGCCCAGCAACCTTCTCTCGCTCTTCTGCCGCTACCTGGACAAGCAGACCATCCACCACCTGGAAGCCAAGATGGA GTGCTCCCCGCTGCCGTCGGAGGCTGCCATGCCATGCTGA
- the PATL2 gene encoding protein PAT1 homolog 2 isoform X3, producing MAEEDEELDLYNEMTFGLDRDSTEEDVTKALMPPETSPELAEAVAEETEAGEELGPGAADQPEELGEPQEEGGMEPEVEQVSSELEEEEEDLGAEEHEEDQEPCEETNDLGDPAVMKAVQSKPTLESQDSAVLDSRIGACWAEFGKEDTLAMDPAVWGSCPGSIPPHHVLEVGTPRQALGDQPRAPQYPELRVIQMIWGDHGTSKASSQDKAILQVLERPPPSTNVALDFLGSPVQRGYGGSPRLKRPDFRLMSSKSFPQRFLRQQSPLMPRSPCSPRPFTPARRPSPLFASNQTAGYASPTPFRPMSPNISSPPRPLAMHFGPMSPSLDPALFFSPSASGQLNLSTPSHMTQLHPQHQRILTQRQQQGGQVQSISPKKMWSPKVDPYAGLMVSKEKDWVVKVEMIQLQSENMDDDYYYQTYYHRLERKQAEEELLGGRNKQEPPKLVTPFIQKVETYDSVVRIAGSLGQVAVSTCYSPRRAIDAVHHALVEEAAGSHRLRALHRIEKLFLQLLEVEEMQRKMSLAPEEQQQPCCQEQKNQEVERIYQALKIRACSSEEEAEDEFLQLLCVRKGKKLTARLLPHLTQEQAEKILLTVTHHLPFLMKKDMLDESLPLLYSPLNEVVGGMTFSKLIEVLQEMTRPLSESPELPLAMALKNQFGISLLYSLLSHGERLLSSDAPLEPCGGDFETWTDTVFLVARELSQVPKALLVEPLFLPSNLLSLFCRYLDKQTIHHLEAKMECSPLPSEAAMPC from the exons ATGGCCGAGGAAGATGAAGAGCTCGACCTGTACAATGAGATGACTTTTGGGTTAG ACCGAGACTCCACCGAGGAGGATGTCACCAAAGCCCTGATGCCTCCTGAGACGAGCCCTGAGCTGGCCGAAGCGGTGGCAGAGGAGACCGAGGCCGGGGAGGAACTGGGGCCCGGAGCAGCTGACCAGCCGGAGGAACTGGGAGAGCCCCAGGAGGAAGGTGGGATGGAGCCAGAGGTCGAGCAGGTCAGCTCCGagttggaggaagaggaggaggacctGGGGGCTGAAGAAcatgaggaagaccaggagcCTTGCGAGGAGACCAATGACCTGGGAGACCCAGCGGTGATGAAGGCCGTGCAGAGCAAACCCACGCTGGAG AGCCAAGACTCGGCGGTGCTGGATAGCAGGATTGGTGCTTGCTGGGCAGAGTTTGGCAAAGAGGATACG CTGGCAATGGATCCCGCGGTGTGGGGCTCCTGCCCCGGCAGCATCCCGCCCCACCACGTGCTGGAGGTGGGTACCCCCCGCCAGGCCCTTGGGGACCAGCCAAGGGCTCCCCAGTACCCTGAGCTAAGGGTCATACAGATGATTTGGGGTGACCACGGAACCTCCAAAGCCTCGTCACAG gaTAAAGCCATCCTCCAGGTCCTGGAGAGGCCCCCACCATCCACCAACGTGGCCCTTGACTTTCTTGGCTCCCCTGTGCAGAGGGGCTACGGGGGCTCTCCCCGACTCAAGCGCCCCGACTTCAGACTGATGTCCTCCAAGTCCTTTCCCCAGCGCTTTCTCCGGCAG cagtcGCCTCTGATGCCTCGTTCCCCGTGCTCCCCTCGGCCCTTCACGCCGGCTCGCAGACCCTCTCCGCTCTTCGCTTCCAACCAG ACTGCAGGGTATGCATCTCCGACCCCTTTCCGGCCCATGTCGCCCAACATCAGCAGCCCGCCACGACCTCTCGCCATGCACTTTGGTCCCATGTCTCCCTCTTTGGACCCCGCACTCTTCTTCAGTCCGTCAGCCAGCGGCCAGCTGAACCTCAG CACGCCCAGCCATATGACCCagctgcacccccagcaccaGCGGATCCTGACCCAGCGGCAGCAGCAAGGCGGGCAGGTGCAGAG CATCTCCCCCAAGAAGATGTGGTCTCCTAAAGTGGACCCTTATGCTGGGCTGATGGTCtccaaggagaaggactgggTTGTCAAGGTGGAGATGATCCAGCTGCAGAGTGAGAACATGGATGATGACTACTACTACCAG ACGTACTACCACCGGCTGGAGCGCaaacaggcagaggaggagctgCTCGGTGGACGCAACAAGCAGGAGCCCCCCAAGCTGGTCACACCATTCATCCAGAAAGTGGAGACGTATGACTCCg TGGTGCGCATCGCAGGCTCGCTGGGCCAGGTCGCGGTGTCCACCTGCTACAGCCCTCGCCGGGCCATTGATGCTGTGCACCATGCCCTCGTGGAGGAG GCTGCGGGGAGCCACCGGCTTCGGGCACTGCACAGGATCGAGAAG CTGTTCCTGCAATTGCTGGAAGTGGAGGAGATGCAGCGGAAGATGTCCCTGGCTccggaggagcagcagcagccatgcTGTCAAGAGCAGAAGAACCAAGAAGTGGAGCGTATCTACCAAGCCTTGAAAATCAGGGCTTGCAGCAGTGAAGA ggaggcagaggaTGAATTCCTGCAACTCCTGTGTGTGCGGAAGGGCAAGAAACTCACGGCCCGGCTGCTGCCCCACCTGACCCAGGAGCAAGCGGAGAAGATCCTGCTGACCGTCACACACCACCTGCCCTTCCTCATGAAGAAGGACATGTTGGATGAG tcTCTCCCCCTGCTCTACAGCCCGCTGAACGAGGTGGTGGGCGGGATGACCTTCAGCAAACTCATCGAGGTCCTGCAGGAGATGACCAGGCCTCTGTCCGAGTCCCCTGAGCTCCCCCTCGCCATGGCCTTGAAGAACCAG TTTGGGATCTCCTTGCTCTACTCCCTGCTGAGCCACGGTGAGAGGCTGCTGTCCTCTGACGCACCGCTGGAGCCATGTGGTGGGGACTTCGAGACGTG GACAGACACGGTGTTCCTGGTTGCCCGGGAGCTGTCACAGGTGCCCAAGGCCTTGCTGGTGGAGCCTCTCTTCTTGCCCAGCAACCTTCTCTCGCTCTTCTGCCGCTACCTGGACAAGCAGACCATCCACCACCTGGAAGCCAAGATGGA GTGCTCCCCGCTGCCGTCGGAGGCTGCCATGCCATGCTGA
- the PATL2 gene encoding protein PAT1 homolog 2 isoform X1 produces the protein MAEGGEPVILEDYLLVEDAPLLEEMAEEDEELDLYNEMTFGLDRDSTEEDVTKALMPPETSPELAEAVAEETEAGEELGPGAADQPEELGEPQEEGGMEPEVEQVSSELEEEEEDLGAEEHEEDQEPCEETNDLGDPAVMKAVQSKPTLESQDSAVLDSRIGACWAEFGKEDTLAMDPAVWGSCPGSIPPHHVLEDKAILQVLERPPPSTNVALDFLGSPVQRGYGGSPRLKRPDFRLMSSKSFPQRFLRQVTGFRGLLHPLFLCPPHPRGAASRTALSQQHLPSPALQQSPLMPRSPCSPRPFTPARRPSPLFASNQTAGYASPTPFRPMSPNISSPPRPLAMHFGPMSPSLDPALFFSPSASGQLNLSTPSHMTQLHPQHQRILTQRQQQGGQVQSISPKKMWSPKVDPYAGLMVSKEKDWVVKVEMIQLQSENMDDDYYYQTYYHRLERKQAEEELLGGRNKQEPPKLVTPFIQKVETYDSVVRIAGSLGQVAVSTCYSPRRAIDAVHHALVEEAAGSHRLRALHRIEKLFLQLLEVEEMQRKMSLAPEEQQQPCCQEQKNQEVERIYQALKIRACSSEEEAEDEFLQLLCVRKGKKLTARLLPHLTQEQAEKILLTVTHHLPFLMKKDMLDESLPLLYSPLNEVVGGMTFSKLIEVLQEMTRPLSESPELPLAMALKNQFGISLLYSLLSHGERLLSSDAPLEPCGGDFETWTDTVFLVARELSQVPKALLVEPLFLPSNLLSLFCRYLDKQTIHHLEAKMECSPLPSEAAMPC, from the exons ATGGCGGAGGGCGGCGAGCCGGTT ATCCTTGAGGACTACCTGCTGGTGGAAGATGCGCCTCTGCTGGAGGAGATGGCCGAGGAAGATGAAGAGCTCGACCTGTACAATGAGATGACTTTTGGGTTAG ACCGAGACTCCACCGAGGAGGATGTCACCAAAGCCCTGATGCCTCCTGAGACGAGCCCTGAGCTGGCCGAAGCGGTGGCAGAGGAGACCGAGGCCGGGGAGGAACTGGGGCCCGGAGCAGCTGACCAGCCGGAGGAACTGGGAGAGCCCCAGGAGGAAGGTGGGATGGAGCCAGAGGTCGAGCAGGTCAGCTCCGagttggaggaagaggaggaggacctGGGGGCTGAAGAAcatgaggaagaccaggagcCTTGCGAGGAGACCAATGACCTGGGAGACCCAGCGGTGATGAAGGCCGTGCAGAGCAAACCCACGCTGGAG AGCCAAGACTCGGCGGTGCTGGATAGCAGGATTGGTGCTTGCTGGGCAGAGTTTGGCAAAGAGGATACG CTGGCAATGGATCCCGCGGTGTGGGGCTCCTGCCCCGGCAGCATCCCGCCCCACCACGTGCTGGAG gaTAAAGCCATCCTCCAGGTCCTGGAGAGGCCCCCACCATCCACCAACGTGGCCCTTGACTTTCTTGGCTCCCCTGTGCAGAGGGGCTACGGGGGCTCTCCCCGACTCAAGCGCCCCGACTTCAGACTGATGTCCTCCAAGTCCTTTCCCCAGCGCTTTCTCCGGCAGGTAACAGGTTTCAGGGGGCTCTTGCATCCCctctttctctgccctccccaccccagaggTGCAGCCTCAAGGACAGCCTTGTCTCAGCAACACCTCCcatctcctgccctgcagcagtcGCCTCTGATGCCTCGTTCCCCGTGCTCCCCTCGGCCCTTCACGCCGGCTCGCAGACCCTCTCCGCTCTTCGCTTCCAACCAG ACTGCAGGGTATGCATCTCCGACCCCTTTCCGGCCCATGTCGCCCAACATCAGCAGCCCGCCACGACCTCTCGCCATGCACTTTGGTCCCATGTCTCCCTCTTTGGACCCCGCACTCTTCTTCAGTCCGTCAGCCAGCGGCCAGCTGAACCTCAG CACGCCCAGCCATATGACCCagctgcacccccagcaccaGCGGATCCTGACCCAGCGGCAGCAGCAAGGCGGGCAGGTGCAGAG CATCTCCCCCAAGAAGATGTGGTCTCCTAAAGTGGACCCTTATGCTGGGCTGATGGTCtccaaggagaaggactgggTTGTCAAGGTGGAGATGATCCAGCTGCAGAGTGAGAACATGGATGATGACTACTACTACCAG ACGTACTACCACCGGCTGGAGCGCaaacaggcagaggaggagctgCTCGGTGGACGCAACAAGCAGGAGCCCCCCAAGCTGGTCACACCATTCATCCAGAAAGTGGAGACGTATGACTCCg TGGTGCGCATCGCAGGCTCGCTGGGCCAGGTCGCGGTGTCCACCTGCTACAGCCCTCGCCGGGCCATTGATGCTGTGCACCATGCCCTCGTGGAGGAG GCTGCGGGGAGCCACCGGCTTCGGGCACTGCACAGGATCGAGAAG CTGTTCCTGCAATTGCTGGAAGTGGAGGAGATGCAGCGGAAGATGTCCCTGGCTccggaggagcagcagcagccatgcTGTCAAGAGCAGAAGAACCAAGAAGTGGAGCGTATCTACCAAGCCTTGAAAATCAGGGCTTGCAGCAGTGAAGA ggaggcagaggaTGAATTCCTGCAACTCCTGTGTGTGCGGAAGGGCAAGAAACTCACGGCCCGGCTGCTGCCCCACCTGACCCAGGAGCAAGCGGAGAAGATCCTGCTGACCGTCACACACCACCTGCCCTTCCTCATGAAGAAGGACATGTTGGATGAG tcTCTCCCCCTGCTCTACAGCCCGCTGAACGAGGTGGTGGGCGGGATGACCTTCAGCAAACTCATCGAGGTCCTGCAGGAGATGACCAGGCCTCTGTCCGAGTCCCCTGAGCTCCCCCTCGCCATGGCCTTGAAGAACCAG TTTGGGATCTCCTTGCTCTACTCCCTGCTGAGCCACGGTGAGAGGCTGCTGTCCTCTGACGCACCGCTGGAGCCATGTGGTGGGGACTTCGAGACGTG GACAGACACGGTGTTCCTGGTTGCCCGGGAGCTGTCACAGGTGCCCAAGGCCTTGCTGGTGGAGCCTCTCTTCTTGCCCAGCAACCTTCTCTCGCTCTTCTGCCGCTACCTGGACAAGCAGACCATCCACCACCTGGAAGCCAAGATGGA GTGCTCCCCGCTGCCGTCGGAGGCTGCCATGCCATGCTGA